The Diceros bicornis minor isolate mBicDic1 chromosome 15, mDicBic1.mat.cur, whole genome shotgun sequence genome has a window encoding:
- the GPR15 gene encoding G-protein coupled receptor 15 yields the protein MDPEATSAYLDYFYATSQNPDIEETHSPAPYTSVFLPVFYTAVFLTGVLGNLVLMSALHFKRGSRRLIDIFIINLAASDFIFLVTLPLWVDKEASLGLWRTGSFLCKGSSYVISVNMHCSIFLLTCMSVDRYLAIVCPAISRKFRRRECAYGVCASVWFISCLLGLPTLLSRELTLIDDKPYCAEKRATSLKLAWALVALIFTFFAPLVSIVTCYCCIARKLCAHYQQSGKHNRKLRRSIKIIFIVVAAFVFSWLPFNTCKLLAIVSGLHQELYISPAFLQRGMEVSGPLAFANSCVNPFIYYVFDSYIRRAIARCLCPCLKNYDFGSSTETSDSHLTKVVSNFVHAEDFARRRKRSVSL from the coding sequence ATGGACCCAGAAGCAACCTCGGCttatttggattatttctatGCTACAAGCCAAAATCCTGACATTGAGGAGACCCACTCCCCTGCGCCTTACACATCTGTCTTCCTCCCCGTCTTTTACACAGCTGTGTTCCTGACTGGAGTGTTGGGGAACCTCGTCCTCATGAGCGCACTGCATTTCAAACGGGGCAGCCGAAGACTGATCGACATCTTTATCATCAACCTGGCTGCCTCTGACTTCATTTTCCTTGTCACCTTGCCTCTCTGGGTGGATAAGGAAGCGTCGTTGGGACTGTGGAGGACAGGCTCTTTCCTGTGCAAGGGCAGCTCCTACGTGATCTCAGTCAACATGCACTGCAGCATCTTCTTGCTTACCTGCATGAGTGTTGACCGCTACCTGGCCATCGTGTGTCCAGCCATATCCAGGAAATTCAGAAGGAGAGAATGTGCGTATGGAGTCTGCGCCAGTGTCTGGTTTATCTCCTGCCTCCTGGGCTTGCCTACTCTTCTGTCCAGGGAGCTCACCCTGATCGATGACAAGCCATACTGTGCAGAGAAAAGGGCCACTTCACTTAAGCTGGCTTGGGCCTTGGTGGCCTTAATTTTTACCTTCTTTGCCCCTTTGGTGAGCATCGTGACCTGCTACTGTTGCATCGCAAGGAAGCTGTGTGCTCACTACCAGCAGTCGGGAAAGCACAACAGAAAGCTGCGGAGATCCATCAAGATCATCTTTATCGTCGTGGCGGCCTTTGTCTTCTCCTGGCTGCCCTTTAATACTTGCAAGCTCCTGGCCATTGTTTCTGGGTTGCACCAAGAACTCTACATTTCCCCAGCTTTTCTGCAGCGGGGCATGGAGGTGAGCGGGCCCTTGGCGTTTGCCAACAGCTGCGTCAACCCCTTCATTTACTACGTCTTTGACAGCTACATCCGCCGGGCCATCGCGCGCTGCCTGTGCCCTTGCCTGAAAAACTATGACTTTGGGAGCAGCACGGAGACCTCAGACAGCCACCTCACTAAGGTTGTCTCCAACTTtgttcatgctgaggattttgccaggaggaggaagaggtctGTGTCACTCTGA